A region of Vibrio chagasii DNA encodes the following proteins:
- the glmS gene encoding glutamine--fructose-6-phosphate transaminase (isomerizing), giving the protein MCGIVGAVAQRDVAEILVEGLRRLEYRGYDSAGVAVVDTESNLTRVRRLGKVQELADAVEEQQVVGGTGIAHTRWATHGEPSEANAHPHMSGDIAVVHNGIIENHEALRTMLKERGYEFTSQTDTEVIAHLVEWELRTSDSLVEALQKTAKQLDGAYGTVAVDRKDPSRIVVARSGSPIVIGFGVGENFLASDQLALLSVTRRFMYLEEGDVAEVTRREVNVFDANGERIEREIVESNAEHDAGDKGKYRHFMQKEIFEQPTALLNTMEGRISDTSVITNAIGVKAEEILSKVEHVQIIACGTSYNSGMAARYWFESLAGVSCDVEIASEFRYRDFVVRPNSLLVTLSQSGETADTLAALRLAKEKGYMSAMTICNVAGSSLVRESDFAFMTRAGTEIGVASTKAFTTQLAAMLMMVTSIGRLQGRIDEAKETEIVQALHQLPTDIEKALAFDKEIEALATDFADKHHTLFLGRGEYYPIAMEASLKLKEISYIHAEAYAAGELKHGPLALIDADMPVVVIAPSNDLLEKLKSNVEEVRARGGLLYVFADEDAGFEGDENMKIIKMPHVSEVTAPIYYTVPMQLLSYHVALIKGTDVDQPRNLAKAVTVE; this is encoded by the coding sequence ATGTGTGGAATTGTTGGTGCAGTAGCACAGCGTGATGTAGCAGAGATTTTAGTAGAAGGCCTTCGCCGCCTAGAATACCGTGGCTACGACTCAGCGGGTGTCGCTGTGGTTGATACCGAATCAAATCTGACTCGTGTACGTCGCTTAGGCAAAGTACAAGAGCTAGCTGACGCGGTAGAAGAGCAACAAGTTGTTGGTGGTACTGGTATTGCGCATACTCGTTGGGCAACACACGGGGAGCCATCTGAAGCTAATGCACACCCACACATGTCTGGTGATATCGCGGTAGTACACAATGGTATTATCGAAAACCACGAAGCACTGCGTACTATGCTAAAAGAGCGCGGCTACGAGTTTACTTCACAAACAGATACTGAAGTTATCGCACACTTGGTTGAGTGGGAGCTTCGTACTTCAGACTCTCTAGTTGAAGCACTGCAGAAAACAGCAAAACAGCTGGATGGCGCATACGGTACAGTAGCGGTTGATCGTAAAGATCCTTCACGTATTGTTGTTGCTCGTTCTGGTAGCCCAATCGTAATCGGCTTTGGTGTTGGTGAAAACTTCCTAGCATCTGACCAACTAGCGCTACTTAGTGTGACACGTCGCTTTATGTACCTAGAAGAGGGCGATGTTGCAGAAGTGACTCGTCGTGAAGTTAACGTATTCGATGCAAACGGTGAGCGTATTGAACGTGAAATCGTTGAATCTAACGCAGAGCACGATGCGGGTGACAAAGGTAAATACCGTCACTTCATGCAAAAAGAGATCTTTGAACAACCAACTGCACTGCTCAATACAATGGAAGGTCGTATCTCAGATACGTCTGTGATCACCAATGCTATCGGCGTTAAAGCGGAAGAGATCCTTAGCAAAGTTGAACACGTTCAGATCATCGCATGTGGTACTTCATACAACTCAGGTATGGCGGCACGCTACTGGTTTGAATCGCTAGCTGGCGTAAGCTGTGACGTGGAGATCGCTTCTGAGTTCCGTTACCGTGACTTTGTGGTTCGTCCAAACAGCCTGCTTGTTACGTTATCTCAATCTGGTGAGACGGCAGATACGCTAGCAGCCCTTCGCCTTGCTAAAGAGAAAGGTTACATGTCAGCGATGACAATCTGTAACGTAGCGGGCTCTTCATTGGTTCGTGAATCTGATTTTGCTTTCATGACTCGCGCGGGGACAGAGATCGGTGTTGCTTCAACAAAAGCGTTTACTACGCAGCTTGCAGCAATGCTGATGATGGTAACGTCTATTGGTCGCCTACAAGGTCGTATCGATGAAGCGAAAGAGACGGAAATCGTTCAAGCACTTCACCAACTGCCAACAGACATCGAGAAAGCACTGGCATTTGATAAAGAGATCGAAGCACTAGCGACTGACTTTGCTGATAAGCACCACACACTATTCCTAGGCCGTGGCGAGTACTACCCAATCGCAATGGAAGCATCTCTAAAACTGAAAGAGATCTCTTACATCCACGCTGAAGCATACGCTGCAGGTGAGCTTAAGCACGGTCCTCTAGCTCTGATTGATGCAGATATGCCAGTAGTGGTTATTGCACCAAGTAACGACCTGTTAGAGAAGCTGAAATCGAACGTAGAAGAAGTACGTGCGCGCGGTGGTCTACTGTACGTATTCGCAGACGAAGACGCAGGTTTTGAGGGCGATGAGAACATGAAGATCATCAAGATGCCTCACGTGAGTGAAGTAACGGCACCTATTTACTACACGGTTCCAATGCAGTTGCTTTCTTACCATGTCGCGCTAATCAAAGGTACCGACGTTGACCAACCTCGTAACCTAGCGAAAGCGGTAACGGTTGAGTAA
- a CDS encoding DeoR family transcriptional regulator has protein sequence MSKRNTQLRRHAISNLVNEKGEVSVDELSAKFETSEVTIRKDLASLEKNGQLLRRYGGAISLPKEVVNEELGQKVSTRKVSLAKAAADLIRDHNRIVIDSGSTTGALIQQLNTKRGLVVMTNSLHVANALNELESEPTLLMTGGTWDTHSDSFQGKVAESVLRAYDFDQLFIGADGIDLDRGTTTFNELVGLSKVMAEVSREVIVMVESEKVGRKIPNLELAWDHVDILITDTDLSKESQASIESHDVRVILTDPA, from the coding sequence ATGTCGAAACGAAACACTCAGCTCAGAAGACATGCAATTTCTAACCTAGTGAACGAAAAAGGGGAGGTTAGTGTTGATGAATTGTCCGCTAAGTTCGAAACCTCAGAGGTCACTATTAGAAAGGACTTAGCGTCTTTAGAGAAAAACGGTCAGCTTTTACGCCGTTATGGTGGTGCGATTTCGCTACCGAAAGAGGTTGTAAACGAAGAATTGGGTCAAAAAGTTTCGACTCGAAAGGTTTCTCTAGCCAAAGCTGCTGCAGATTTAATTCGCGACCATAACCGCATCGTGATTGATAGTGGCAGTACAACGGGTGCCCTAATTCAGCAGCTCAATACTAAGCGTGGTTTGGTTGTTATGACCAACTCATTGCACGTGGCGAATGCGCTAAATGAACTAGAGAGTGAGCCGACGTTACTAATGACCGGCGGCACTTGGGATACCCACTCGGATTCTTTCCAAGGCAAAGTCGCAGAATCAGTACTTCGCGCATACGATTTTGATCAACTGTTTATTGGGGCTGATGGTATCGACCTCGACAGAGGCACAACCACGTTCAATGAATTGGTTGGTCTAAGTAAAGTGATGGCTGAAGTATCACGAGAAGTGATCGTGATGGTTGAGTCTGAAAAAGTGGGACGAAAGATCCCTAATCTAGAGCTGGCATGGGATCACGTCGACATCCTCATTACAGATACAGACTTGAGCAAAGAATCTCAGGCAAGTATCGAGTCGCACGATGTTCGAGTGATCTTAACGGATCCAGCGTAA
- a CDS encoding O-acetylhomoserine aminocarboxypropyltransferase/cysteine synthase: protein MKDETLSIHFGYETDPTTKSVATPIYQTVAYEFDDAQHGADLFNLEVPGNIYTRIMNPTNDVLEKRMAALEDGIAGLVVSAGSAAINYAIQTLAQIGDNIVSTPQLYGGTYTLFAHMLPNQGIEVRFAKDDKPESLAELIDEKTKAVYCESIGNPAGNIIDLERVAELAHAQGVPVIVDNTVATPVLCKPIEFGADIVVHSLTKYVGGHGTTLGGVIVDSGKFPWAEHKDRFPVFNQPEPSYHGVVYTEAFGEAAFIGRARTVPLRNTGAALSPMNAFMLMQGLETLSLRMERHTENALKVAEYLSQHEKVSWVSYAGLPSSEFYPLAEKYMQGKPSAILSFGLKDGYEAGVRFYDALQIFKRLVNIGDAKSLACHPASTTHRQLSEAEQKQAGVSPEMIRLSVGIEHIEDILADLEQALNA from the coding sequence ATGAAAGACGAAACACTCTCGATTCACTTCGGCTACGAAACCGATCCAACCACGAAATCCGTTGCTACCCCTATCTACCAAACTGTCGCCTATGAATTTGACGATGCTCAGCATGGTGCTGATCTGTTCAACCTAGAAGTACCAGGCAATATCTACACCCGTATTATGAACCCAACCAACGATGTGTTGGAAAAACGTATGGCTGCGCTAGAAGACGGTATCGCAGGCTTAGTTGTCAGTGCGGGCAGCGCGGCAATCAACTACGCGATTCAGACATTGGCACAAATCGGTGACAATATCGTCTCAACACCTCAGCTTTACGGTGGTACGTACACCTTGTTTGCCCACATGCTGCCAAACCAAGGGATTGAAGTTCGTTTTGCTAAAGACGACAAACCAGAAAGCTTAGCCGAGTTAATCGATGAAAAAACCAAAGCGGTTTACTGTGAGAGTATCGGTAACCCTGCGGGTAATATCATCGACCTAGAACGTGTCGCTGAACTTGCTCACGCACAAGGTGTCCCTGTGATTGTCGATAACACAGTCGCAACTCCAGTGCTGTGTAAACCTATTGAGTTTGGTGCTGACATTGTAGTTCACTCACTAACCAAGTACGTGGGTGGTCACGGCACAACCTTGGGTGGTGTGATTGTCGATTCAGGTAAATTCCCATGGGCAGAGCACAAAGATCGCTTCCCGGTGTTTAATCAGCCTGAGCCCTCTTATCATGGAGTGGTGTATACCGAAGCCTTTGGAGAGGCAGCATTTATTGGACGTGCTCGAACAGTACCATTGCGGAATACTGGCGCAGCCTTGTCGCCAATGAATGCCTTTATGTTGATGCAAGGCTTGGAGACGCTGTCGTTACGTATGGAACGCCACACAGAGAACGCATTGAAAGTAGCTGAATACTTAAGCCAACATGAGAAAGTCAGCTGGGTAAGCTACGCAGGTCTACCAAGTTCAGAATTTTACCCGCTGGCTGAAAAATACATGCAGGGTAAGCCATCGGCGATTTTATCTTTTGGCCTAAAAGATGGTTATGAAGCAGGTGTTCGCTTCTATGACGCACTACAAATCTTCAAGCGCTTGGTAAACATTGGCGATGCAAAATCTCTGGCTTGTCACCCAGCTTCGACAACGCACCGTCAGCTAAGCGAAGCTGAACAGAAACAAGCTGGAGTATCACCAGAGATGATTCGCCTATCAGTAGGGATTGAACACATCGAAGATATCCTTGCAGACCTAGAGCAAGCTCTTAACGCTTGA
- a CDS encoding FCD domain-containing protein, which yields MIRQDILNGELAPGQKLVVADLKNRYNVGASPIREALVQLSWSKYVKLEPQKGCWVAPVSKKELNDLYESLRVVSSVLLKKAISAGDETWELDVLTSYHKLSRVQHVSEEFDCVEWEERHQQFHVALLEGADSENMFSFFEDLINQVKRYRFLAMSAQSASEELFNIDEHEMIMKLVLSKNVEQATELLDQHLLGSMKRIEEVIEAA from the coding sequence ATGATTCGCCAGGATATTCTTAATGGTGAGTTAGCCCCAGGCCAAAAGCTCGTTGTTGCTGATCTAAAGAACAGATACAACGTTGGCGCATCTCCAATTCGCGAAGCTCTAGTGCAGTTATCTTGGAGCAAATACGTAAAGCTCGAGCCACAAAAAGGCTGTTGGGTAGCACCAGTATCAAAGAAAGAACTGAATGATCTTTATGAGAGCTTACGTGTCGTTTCATCAGTACTACTGAAAAAAGCGATTTCTGCGGGCGATGAAACCTGGGAGCTGGATGTACTGACCTCTTATCACAAGCTGTCTCGAGTACAGCATGTGTCTGAAGAGTTTGACTGTGTGGAATGGGAAGAGCGTCACCAACAGTTCCACGTTGCGCTACTTGAAGGTGCTGACTCAGAGAACATGTTTAGCTTCTTTGAAGATTTGATCAACCAAGTAAAGCGTTACCGCTTCTTAGCAATGTCAGCACAGAGTGCATCAGAAGAGCTGTTCAACATTGATGAGCACGAAATGATCATGAAGCTAGTACTATCGAAAAATGTAGAGCAAGCAACAGAACTGCTTGATCAACATCTGCTAGGTTCAATGAAACGAATTGAAGAAGTTATCGAAGCGGCATAA
- the pykF gene encoding pyruvate kinase PykF: MKKTKIVCTIGPKTESVEKLTELVNAGMNVMRLNFSHGDYQEHGTRIANFREVMDKVGKQLAILLDTKGPEIRTIKLEGGNDVDLVAGQEFTFTTDTSVVGNKETVAVTYAGFAADLNAGNTILVDDGLIEMEVISTTETEVKCKVLNNGALGENKGVNLPGVSVQLPALSEKDKNDLKFGCEQGVDFVAASFIRKASDVKEIREILDANGGSDIHIISKIENQEGVDNFDEILELSDGIMVARGDLGVEIPAEEVIFAQKMMIEKCNRARKMVITATQMLDSMINNPRPTRAEAGDVANAIMDGTDAVMLSGETAKGKYPVEAVTIMAQIANRTDSALKAELGSRLDSPRLRITEAVCKGAVDTAEKLAAPLIIVATEGGKSARSVRKYFPTANIIALTTNQKTAAQLVLTKGVRPVLVDSIDSTDAFYKMGKEYALNAEFGSKGDIVVMVSGALVASGTTNTASVHVL; this comes from the coding sequence ATGAAAAAGACCAAAATCGTATGTACGATTGGCCCTAAAACTGAATCTGTAGAGAAGCTAACTGAACTAGTTAACGCAGGCATGAACGTTATGCGTCTTAACTTCTCTCACGGTGACTACCAAGAGCACGGCACTCGTATTGCGAACTTCCGCGAAGTAATGGACAAAGTAGGTAAGCAACTGGCTATCCTTCTTGATACTAAAGGTCCAGAGATCCGTACTATCAAGCTAGAAGGCGGCAACGACGTAGATCTAGTAGCTGGTCAAGAATTCACTTTCACAACTGACACTTCAGTTGTAGGTAACAAAGAGACTGTAGCGGTAACTTACGCTGGTTTCGCAGCTGACCTAAACGCTGGTAACACTATCCTAGTAGATGACGGCCTAATCGAAATGGAAGTTATCTCTACTACTGAAACTGAAGTGAAGTGTAAAGTTCTTAACAACGGTGCACTAGGCGAAAACAAAGGTGTTAACCTTCCTGGCGTTTCTGTTCAACTTCCAGCTCTATCTGAAAAAGATAAGAACGACCTTAAATTTGGTTGTGAGCAAGGCGTTGACTTCGTAGCAGCTTCTTTCATCCGTAAAGCATCTGACGTTAAAGAGATCCGTGAGATCCTAGACGCGAACGGCGGCAGCGACATCCACATCATCTCTAAAATTGAGAACCAAGAAGGTGTTGATAACTTCGACGAAATCCTAGAGCTTTCTGACGGTATCATGGTTGCTCGTGGTGACCTAGGTGTTGAAATCCCAGCTGAAGAAGTAATCTTCGCTCAGAAGATGATGATCGAGAAGTGTAACCGTGCACGTAAGATGGTTATCACTGCAACTCAAATGCTTGATTCTATGATCAACAACCCACGTCCAACTCGTGCAGAAGCGGGTGACGTTGCGAACGCAATCATGGATGGTACTGACGCAGTAATGCTTTCTGGCGAAACTGCTAAAGGTAAGTACCCAGTTGAAGCTGTTACTATCATGGCTCAAATCGCGAACCGTACAGATTCAGCTCTTAAAGCTGAACTAGGTTCTCGTCTAGACAGCCCACGTCTACGCATCACTGAAGCAGTATGTAAAGGCGCAGTAGACACAGCTGAGAAGCTTGCTGCTCCTCTAATCATCGTTGCTACTGAAGGCGGTAAGTCTGCACGTTCAGTACGTAAGTACTTCCCAACTGCAAACATCATTGCACTAACAACGAACCAAAAGACAGCAGCTCAGCTTGTTCTTACTAAAGGTGTTCGTCCAGTTCTTGTTGATTCTATCGACAGCACTGACGCATTCTACAAAATGGGTAAAGAGTACGCTCTTAACGCTGAATTCGGTAGCAAAGGCGACATCGTTGTTATGGTTTCAGGTGCTCTAGTAGCTTCTGGTACAACAAACACGGCATCAGTTCACGTTCTATAA